From the genome of Streptomyces sp. NBC_01260, one region includes:
- a CDS encoding alpha-L-rhamnosidase, translated as MISRRNILTSAAATVGAVAAGVAPATATPVPAPAQAHTRHGAPRVTTPTVEYVQHPLGLDTQHPRLSWPITSDEPNVHQSAYRIRVASSTPGLSNPDVWDSGKVMSGESVLVPYAGPRLKPRTRYFWSVRVWDTAGGESGWSAPSWWETGLMDPAQWSATWVSAPPALTDAPSLENSHWIWFPEGEPANSAPEGTRWFRRTIDVADGITAATLAISADNVYAVSVNGTEAAHTDLATDNEGWRHPAVVDVLAQLRPGRNVLAVSAANASEGAAGLIAALTLRTASGEQTVVTDASWKSTDKEPAGDWRGPGFDDSGWPAAKEAAAWGAGPWGKVIPAVFAANQLRHAFELPRKKVARARLYATALGLYEARLNGRRVGRDQLAPGWTDYRERVQYQTYDVTTLLRSGANAIGVYLAPGWYAGNVGMFGPHQYGERPAFLAQLEIEYTDGTSRRITSGTDWRAASGPILSADLLGGETYDARKETPGWTSPGFDDRTWSEVRGAGEAAPGLIVAQVDGPVRVAKELPARKVTEPAPGVFVFDLGQNMVGSVRLRLSGDAGTTVRLRHAEVLNPDGTIYTANLRSAAATDTYVLKGGGAETYEPRFTFHGFRYVEVTGLPGTPPASALTGRVMHTSAPFTFEFETDVPMLNRLHSNITWGQRGNFLSIPTDTPARDERLGWTGDINVFAPTAAYAMESARFLTKWLVDLRDAQTAEGAFTDVAPIVGNVGNGAAGWGDAGVTVPWSLYQAYGDRQVLKDAWPSIRAWLTFLEKNSDGLLRPAGGYGDWLNVSDETPKDVIATAYFAHSADLAARTATELGKDPAPHLDLFARIRKAFQAAYVTAEGRVKGDTQTAYVLSLSMDLLPEALRKAAADRLVALIEAKDWHLSTGFLGTPRLLPVLTDTGHTDIAYRLLQQRSFPSWGYQIDKGSTTMWERWDSIQPDGSFQTPDMNSFNHYAYGSVGEWMYTNIAGISAGRPGFREIVIRPRPGGDVTSARATFASVYGPVSTQWKLRSAGIDLRCTVPPNTTAEVWVPADTPASVTHTRATFLREEEGCAVYRVGSGNHRFTG; from the coding sequence TTGATCAGCAGGAGGAACATCCTGACGAGCGCTGCTGCCACGGTGGGCGCCGTAGCAGCCGGAGTCGCACCGGCCACGGCCACACCGGTACCGGCACCCGCCCAGGCGCATACCCGGCACGGTGCACCACGCGTCACCACGCCCACCGTCGAGTACGTTCAGCACCCCCTGGGCCTCGACACGCAACACCCCCGGCTGAGCTGGCCGATCACCTCGGACGAGCCGAACGTGCACCAGAGCGCCTATCGGATCCGGGTCGCCTCCAGTACGCCAGGCCTGTCGAACCCGGACGTCTGGGACAGCGGGAAGGTGATGTCCGGCGAATCCGTCCTCGTCCCCTACGCGGGACCTCGGCTCAAGCCGCGGACACGCTACTTCTGGTCCGTACGGGTGTGGGACACGGCCGGTGGCGAGTCCGGCTGGAGTGCGCCTTCGTGGTGGGAGACCGGCCTCATGGACCCCGCGCAGTGGTCCGCCACCTGGGTGTCCGCTCCCCCGGCCCTCACGGACGCACCGTCGCTGGAGAACAGCCACTGGATCTGGTTCCCCGAGGGCGAACCGGCCAACAGCGCCCCGGAGGGCACCCGTTGGTTCCGCCGCACCATCGATGTCGCGGACGGGATCACCGCGGCAACCCTCGCCATCAGCGCGGACAACGTGTACGCGGTCTCCGTGAACGGCACCGAGGCCGCGCATACCGACCTGGCGACCGACAACGAGGGCTGGCGCCATCCTGCGGTGGTTGACGTCCTCGCGCAGCTGCGTCCCGGAAGGAACGTCCTCGCGGTTTCGGCGGCCAACGCGAGCGAAGGAGCCGCCGGACTGATCGCCGCACTCACCCTGCGCACGGCATCCGGGGAACAGACCGTCGTCACCGACGCCTCCTGGAAGTCGACGGACAAGGAGCCCGCCGGTGACTGGCGCGGACCCGGCTTCGACGACAGCGGCTGGCCAGCCGCGAAGGAGGCCGCCGCGTGGGGAGCCGGACCATGGGGCAAGGTCATTCCGGCGGTGTTCGCGGCCAACCAGCTGCGGCACGCCTTCGAGCTGCCGCGCAAGAAGGTCGCACGGGCGCGCCTGTACGCCACGGCTCTCGGCCTGTACGAGGCCCGCCTCAACGGCCGCCGCGTGGGACGCGATCAGCTCGCTCCCGGCTGGACCGACTACCGCGAGCGCGTCCAGTACCAGACGTACGATGTCACCACGCTCCTGCGGTCCGGCGCGAATGCCATCGGTGTGTATCTGGCGCCGGGGTGGTATGCGGGCAATGTCGGCATGTTCGGTCCGCACCAGTACGGCGAACGCCCGGCGTTTCTGGCCCAGTTGGAGATCGAGTACACGGACGGGACGAGTCGGCGCATCACGTCGGGCACGGACTGGCGGGCGGCCTCCGGGCCGATCCTCTCCGCTGATCTCCTCGGCGGAGAGACGTACGACGCGCGCAAGGAGACCCCCGGCTGGACCTCGCCCGGCTTCGACGACCGGACCTGGTCCGAGGTGCGCGGCGCGGGCGAGGCCGCACCCGGCCTGATCGTCGCGCAGGTGGACGGCCCGGTCCGGGTGGCCAAGGAGCTTCCCGCCAGGAAGGTGACCGAGCCCGCGCCGGGCGTCTTCGTCTTCGACCTGGGCCAGAACATGGTCGGCTCGGTGCGGCTGCGCCTCTCGGGCGACGCGGGTACGACGGTGCGTCTGAGGCACGCCGAGGTCCTCAACCCCGACGGCACCATCTACACCGCGAATCTTCGCAGCGCCGCGGCAACCGACACCTACGTCCTCAAGGGCGGCGGCGCCGAGACGTACGAACCGCGCTTCACGTTTCACGGATTTCGCTACGTCGAGGTGACCGGCCTCCCCGGCACTCCCCCGGCCAGTGCGCTGACCGGCCGCGTCATGCACACGTCCGCCCCGTTCACCTTCGAGTTCGAGACCGACGTCCCGATGCTCAACAGACTGCACAGCAACATCACGTGGGGTCAGCGGGGCAACTTCCTCTCCATTCCGACGGACACGCCCGCACGCGACGAGCGTCTGGGGTGGACGGGCGACATCAACGTCTTCGCGCCGACCGCCGCCTACGCGATGGAGTCGGCCCGCTTCCTCACCAAGTGGCTCGTGGACCTGCGGGACGCCCAGACCGCCGAGGGCGCCTTCACGGACGTGGCGCCCATCGTCGGCAATGTCGGCAACGGCGCGGCCGGCTGGGGTGACGCGGGCGTCACGGTCCCCTGGTCGCTGTACCAGGCGTACGGGGACCGGCAGGTCCTGAAGGACGCCTGGCCCTCCATCCGGGCCTGGCTGACGTTCCTGGAGAAGAACAGCGACGGCCTGCTGCGGCCGGCCGGCGGGTACGGCGACTGGCTGAACGTCTCCGACGAGACACCGAAGGACGTCATCGCCACCGCGTACTTCGCGCACAGTGCCGATCTCGCGGCCCGGACGGCCACGGAACTCGGTAAGGACCCCGCCCCCCACCTCGATCTCTTCGCACGCATACGCAAGGCGTTCCAGGCCGCCTACGTCACCGCAGAGGGAAGGGTGAAGGGCGACACGCAGACGGCGTATGTCCTGTCCCTGTCGATGGACCTGCTGCCGGAGGCACTGAGGAAGGCGGCGGCCGACCGGCTCGTCGCGCTGATCGAGGCCAAGGACTGGCATCTGTCGACCGGCTTCCTCGGAACGCCCCGGCTGCTGCCGGTCCTCACCGACACCGGGCACACCGATATCGCCTACCGCCTGCTCCAGCAGCGCTCCTTCCCCAGCTGGGGCTATCAGATCGACAAGGGCTCCACCACCATGTGGGAACGCTGGGACTCCATCCAGCCCGACGGCAGCTTCCAGACCCCGGACATGAACTCCTTCAACCACTACGCCTACGGATCGGTCGGCGAGTGGATGTACACCAACATCGCCGGAATCTCGGCGGGCCGCCCCGGCTTCCGTGAGATCGTCATCCGTCCTCGCCCGGGCGGCGACGTCACCTCGGCCCGCGCCACGTTCGCCTCGGTCTACGGCCCCGTCTCCACCCAGTGGAAACTGCGCTCCGCTGGCATCGACCTGAGGTGCACCGTGCCCCCCAACACGACCGCCGAGGTGTGGGTCCCCGCGGACACCCCGGCCTCGGTCACCCACACCCGCGCGACGTTCCTGCGCGAGGAGGAGGGCTGCGCGGTGTACCGGGTCGGCTCCGGAAACCACCGCTTCACCGGGTAG
- a CDS encoding bifunctional helix-turn-helix transcriptional regulator/GNAT family N-acetyltransferase, with protein MDTAQIDQVRRFNRTVTERVGVLQENYLACDRPIGEARLLWEIGEQGQDVRRLRERLGLDSGYVSRLLRALEADGLVTVEPHPRDRRVRQVRLTEAGCAERAVLDGRSDELAGSLLAPLDTAQRARLVAAMAEVDRLLTASTVTLDTVDPEHPDAQHCLRSYSRELAERFETGFDPVRSLLPDAGELRMPHGLFLVARLHGEPIGCAGLKLPQDGSAEIKRMWVAPHARGLGLGRRFLAELEARARLQGRDVLRLDTNRTLTAAIRLYHATGFEEVPAFNEELYADHWFEKRISAASSR; from the coding sequence ATGGATACGGCACAGATCGACCAGGTGCGGCGGTTCAACCGCACCGTCACCGAGCGCGTGGGCGTGCTCCAGGAGAACTACCTTGCCTGTGACCGGCCCATCGGCGAGGCCCGGCTGCTGTGGGAGATCGGCGAACAGGGCCAGGACGTACGCCGGCTGCGCGAGCGGCTCGGGCTCGACTCCGGTTACGTCAGCCGGCTGCTGCGCGCACTGGAGGCCGATGGCCTGGTCACAGTGGAGCCGCACCCCCGGGACAGACGGGTGCGCCAGGTCCGGCTCACCGAAGCGGGCTGCGCGGAGCGTGCCGTGCTCGACGGCCGCAGCGACGAACTGGCCGGCTCCCTGCTGGCCCCGCTCGACACCGCCCAGCGTGCGCGGCTGGTCGCCGCGATGGCCGAGGTCGACCGTCTGCTGACCGCCTCGACGGTGACACTCGACACCGTCGACCCGGAGCACCCCGATGCCCAGCACTGCCTTCGGTCTTACTCCCGCGAGCTGGCGGAACGCTTCGAGACCGGCTTCGACCCCGTGCGGAGCCTGCTGCCCGACGCGGGTGAACTCCGTATGCCGCACGGTCTGTTCCTGGTCGCCCGACTGCACGGCGAGCCCATCGGCTGCGCCGGTCTGAAGCTGCCGCAGGACGGTTCGGCAGAGATCAAGCGCATGTGGGTCGCGCCCCATGCCCGGGGCCTCGGCCTCGGTCGCCGGTTCCTGGCCGAGCTGGAGGCGCGGGCCCGGCTGCAGGGCCGCGACGTGTTGCGCCTGGACACCAACAGGACGCTCACTGCCGCGATCCGCCTGTACCACGCCACCGGCTTCGAGGAGGTCCCTGCCTTCAACGAGGAGCTGTACGCCGACCACTGGTTCGAGAAGAGGATCTCCGCAGCGTCATCGCGGTGA
- a CDS encoding DUF1707 SHOCT-like domain-containing protein: MGWETGEDGGFFPPRSVIADVAAPRAVHQNAGMTGELRPADGSSGPSARPDMRASDRDRDQVVEILQVAAGDGRLTAAELDERLDAALSARTAGDLARLTADLPSEGMPPQAKDLVRIDQRFGDVSRTGRWLVPRRMEIRLMFCEAKLDFSDALITHNTLHIDVDLRIGGNLILLTRPGIVVDTDGLERSSGDIRIRPASSDADIPTALRVLMAGQSRGGDITARPPRRKLSERMRRTPRQLGR; encoded by the coding sequence GTGGGCTGGGAGACCGGCGAGGACGGTGGCTTCTTCCCTCCCAGAAGTGTGATCGCCGACGTTGCGGCGCCCCGGGCGGTGCACCAGAATGCCGGTATGACGGGTGAACTCAGGCCAGCCGACGGCTCTTCCGGGCCGAGCGCAAGGCCCGATATGCGGGCGTCCGACCGGGACCGGGACCAGGTCGTGGAAATCCTGCAGGTTGCCGCAGGCGACGGTCGGCTCACCGCTGCCGAACTGGACGAGCGCCTGGACGCGGCGTTGTCCGCCCGCACAGCAGGCGACCTGGCTCGGCTGACCGCCGACCTGCCCTCCGAAGGAATGCCGCCGCAGGCCAAGGATCTGGTCCGGATCGACCAGCGTTTCGGCGATGTCTCACGCACCGGTCGCTGGCTGGTTCCGCGCCGCATGGAAATCCGCCTGATGTTCTGCGAGGCGAAGCTCGACTTCAGCGACGCGTTGATTACCCACAACACCCTTCACATCGATGTCGACCTGCGCATCGGGGGGAATCTGATCCTGCTGACCAGGCCGGGGATCGTCGTCGACACCGATGGACTGGAACGCAGTAGCGGCGACATCAGGATTCGGCCGGCCTCCTCCGATGCCGACATTCCCACTGCCCTGCGTGTGCTCATGGCCGGACAGTCCCGCGGCGGCGACATCACCGCGCGGCCGCCGCGACGCAAGCTCTCGGAGCGGATGCGTCGCACACCGAGGCAACTCGGCCGCTGA
- a CDS encoding GNAT family N-acetyltransferase, with translation MTSYWTGERVRLRAVEPDDWAALMRFAQDEERLGDLLHPPRSAESFRVRAKEEAAATSDIDCFGLAIEAVDTGEIVGGVGSHEADPHAGWFEYGVTVGAEHRRKGYAAEAVVMLLRFMFAERRFHKCGARVLAHNEASLALQRRLGFVEEGRLRDHVFFAGRHHDLVLLGMLGDEFTQLHPTEEA, from the coding sequence ATGACGTCATATTGGACCGGTGAACGGGTTCGCCTCCGCGCTGTCGAGCCCGACGACTGGGCGGCGTTGATGCGTTTCGCGCAGGACGAGGAGCGGTTGGGGGATCTGCTCCACCCACCCCGCTCCGCCGAGAGTTTCCGTGTCCGGGCGAAGGAAGAGGCCGCCGCCACGTCCGATATCGATTGCTTCGGGCTGGCGATCGAAGCCGTCGACACGGGGGAAATAGTGGGCGGAGTCGGCTCGCACGAGGCTGATCCCCACGCGGGCTGGTTCGAGTACGGCGTCACGGTCGGCGCCGAACATCGCCGGAAGGGCTACGCGGCGGAGGCTGTGGTGATGCTGCTGCGTTTCATGTTCGCAGAACGGCGTTTCCACAAGTGCGGAGCGCGGGTTCTCGCACACAACGAGGCATCGCTGGCTCTTCAGCGTCGGCTCGGTTTCGTCGAGGAGGGGCGCCTCCGCGATCACGTGTTCTTCGCCGGCCGGCACCACGATCTCGTCCTCCTGGGCATGCTCGGAGACGAGTTCACCCAACTGCACCCGACGGAGGAGGCGTGA